In the Cannabis sativa cultivar Pink pepper isolate KNU-18-1 unplaced genomic scaffold, ASM2916894v1 Contig7, whole genome shotgun sequence genome, ttttacaattttgcagttttatcttttctgcatctgattttctcaaaaacgctaattttttaattcaaccatttaaatgtcaattctaactatttaataactataaataattattaaataatattgtcatttatcatatttattaattgaaccatacaaagtatcataattaacaaatatgcccctaaaactctttctttacaatttcgcccttacttagtgaaaatttcacaaatagacatagtctaatttgtgaattaaaattgattaatcaaaaccaattatatgagtcttacaagcaatattatctcaactagtggggggaccatgggtctatataaccgagcttccaataagtagatcaagaatttagcactaaaattcactaacttattaattcttcgttgaatccacgcatagaacatagaattgcactctcagtatatagaatgctctatatgttccatcatatagacacatcattagttatccattgttataatcctaatgtgatcactgatcctctatatgaatgatctacactgtaaagggattaaattaccgttacaccctacaatgtatttattccttaaaacacttgaccccgtataaatgaaatttcagcttatgtgaaatgagtactccaccatttatgttcgtttggtcaagctcgaaggagatcatcctttgcttactattcgccagatagaagctatagattccatgtttatgatagcgctcccactcaatggcactaccgtgttcccaaaatgtacgtatcaccctgacctaaaagtaggcttaactaacaaatcaaagaacacgaatagcctttcaagattgagcctaatcataacaggattaagatcatttgatctaggatcaactaggcgatattgacttgaatagattttacggtaagtttaattaaatctaagtcaaagttcaatatcggtcccttccaatgcatactccatgcatccaacctgagctttactttaaccaatgctctggaaagaacatagcacttctccaaatgcaagtaaactttgttgtagattatcatatcagtaaaaccctatgtctgataaatctaggaaactttattcacatagtcatgtttactttccaatgtgttgacagcacaataaacaggagcaagtatgtgaaaagggtttcagatgaatttatacattatgtacatataatcatgaaataaatcatgtgaaccatgcaacatcaaatgttatttctgatctatattaataagtaaatatgattatattgaaatgagttttatttagggcataaaacccaacaaatatcACAATGTTGCATATACCCagcaaaataattcaaaattgaaACAAACTTCAGAAACGTGATATCTCAAATCCAAATCATGCAATGAACCATTACAAATCAAAACAAAAACCataagattcaaaaaaaaaaaatgagaaagcaAAAaactttacataaaaatattgcattcgACAACATaagcaataaaaaaaatcaaaatgaggAGAaaccaaaattaaattaagctaAACAAAAGTccaaatcaaaaaattaaaactttaataaAGATAATCTAAAGAAAATGACAGAATACAAGGATCCAAATACTAATAATCCCACAAAACGAGAGAAAAAAATcgaaagtaaaaaataaagggGTTAAAGGAATGGAGTCTGACTTGGAGCCAAAACGGAGGGTGGAGGCCATGAAGAACTTGGGAGATCTGAGGCTAGCCATTGGTGGAAGAGCAAAAGCTGGTAACTTTTTGGAGATTGAGCGATGGTGAGGTTGAGTTTGAGAGCCATTTTTGTGCAAGTATGATGATCTCTGTGGTTGGTTTTGTGTGTGTGTTGTCGAACCAGTCTCTTCCACAGCACCAAAAACCCTGAGAAGTGAGAATCATGGTGGacgaagaagagaaaaaagaggTTTGAATTGAAAGGAGAAGAGCAATTTTTGAGATTAATCCCCGGTTGTTTTCATTTTAAATGGGTTGTAATTCTCGaatatttaatatcagttcaaatattaataggattttttttttattattttattatatataaataatattttattattttattaaaaataaaaattaacagtcacccatgaatttctcataaaccaagaatttcagttatataggcacactttatgtagaatagatatatagattttgGGATGTACATATTTTGTATCATTATTGTAACAACTTATTATAATTGTACGACTGAAGAATATGTACATACCTACAAAGATTCTCTAACAATCACACAAGAGCATGAGAAAATTAGTACATTGAACATTTCTCAAATTAAAAACCATGGGAAAGGATTTGAACATCCATATAAAACACAATAAATTGAAAACCACGGGAGAGCATTGGAATGGCAATAAAAGAGCCCCCATATGCTACTTCAAACAATTAGAACACACCAAATGTTGGTTAAATGTTTGTGGTTGCAATAGTGAAGATACAGAAAGACAAACATGTATGATAGGAAATCAAAGGGAAAGGATTACAAAAactaagaaagaaaagaaaaactttgGGACATTATTTGGCCCCTAACATCAGAGCAAGAAGAAACCAAACACAGTTTTCTGCTGCCAACTGCAATAGACTAAGAAGAAAAATGTAAACCAGTTCAGGAGAGTTATATATAGCACAAAGATTCTCTCCATATATTCAAGGAACTCTTAACTAACTAGGCCTTTCCGCCAATCTGTATGTTTGTCATCTTCTCTCTCTCCCTTCCTCTCTCTAAGCTTACATCATTTGAATGCAGCCCTTTTCCTCTGAATTCATCTTTATTGGATTAACACAATCACACAGTGTAATGCTGCTGGATTGTGTCAATATCCAGCCCCTTTAGCTTCACCACTGACTCGACATGACCCTTAAGTGTGTGAAGCTCACGGAGCCTGAAACCATAGATCGGAAAAAAGAAACTGTTTTAGCAAAATGTTCTGATGCCATATTGAACGGACATTATCGCATGAAAAACAATGTAAACATGGGATAAAGAGAAATGGAGCTTACCTTGCAACTTCAGCTCGTCTCTTGGCCTGCTCGGCAATCTCAGAAAGTTCTCTGTAGCTGCTCTTTTCAGGGAACATGTTATTAGATTCTGGTGGTTGAAGTCCATGTAAGGTTCTCTGAGCAAGAGCCCACTGAGCTTCTCTTTCCTCTTTACCATAATCTTTCTTGGTGGTGAACGCAGTCTGTTTACACATTTAGCATGATCAATGTTAAATCTTTCTTAATTCACTATACTCTTCTGAAGTTCCAACTAAATATGCTGAAAATCTATTATCTGTAGAGAAGATGCTTACCCTGTTGTCTAGCAAGTTCAACCAAGCCTTTCCACTTAAGATGTAACGGATGGCAAATTTCATTATGTCAAGTGGCACGTAGAACACAATGCTGTAAAGCCAGATGACTCCAGCCCATCCCCAACTGATACCTTTAATTCTTGCAAAATTCCAGTTGGCATAGACGGCTATCAGAGTTGCAACCTGGAAGATAAAACAGAATTAGAACAAGTTTCTTATGAAATGAAGATTCTTATTTACTTAATTTTACAGTAAATATGGAAAGGAAAAATGTAGTATCCATACCAGCTGTGCAATCAAGAATGCTACAAGCAGTAGTAACCCAGGGCGTTCAACAAATGACCAGCTGCGTGAGCGAGTTACAAAAATGAGGGCCTGGCTGACAATACTCACTTGAAGGTAGAGAGCAGCCATCATTTCATGCTCGGCAAAAGGACTGTTCCTTAGAGATTTTACACCGAAAGTGTTCTACAATAGAAAAATTCATCATAAATAAGCGTACTGATGCTACGAAAGCAATGCTAGTATCCTTGTTGTGGAATAATATTTAAGCAAAGACTCTTACAGTGAAAAAGTCAGTTTCCTTCATCAGCCAAAAGAATACAACAGTCATCAAGGCCAAGTAACCTCCAAGAACAACTCCAGTGGCAAAGATTTCTTTGAGCTTCCAGCTATCGGGCAATGGAGACGGCTTCACTCTATCCTTTGAGATTGTCATGATTGTCCCTTTATAATTGGAATATATACAGTGTTATAACTTACTTGTATCATAGATGAAGTACATAGAtcataaagttaaaaattagtaTTGTACTTTGCACTTTATAAGCACTTACCATCATTTAATATGGCAATGATCAAAACCATGAATGGAGAAAAGTCAAACTTCCATATCAGTGCAATGAACATGAATCCGAACtgcataattttattaaaaaaacatgaattcatCAAGGACTCATATATGATAAATCATCACATAGGTTTCCTAATTTCTCTTTACTTACCACTATACGAATTGTGATCGAAACTGCATAGATCTGAAGAAAGACACAATAAGGGGAAAAAAGTCATGAACATTCATCCAAAGAAAAACgaagtaaaaaaattaatttgaaaagaaaatgtgCAGAAACAAACTGTGTAGTTCTTCATCCTCTGGAAAATAGCTCTGCTTGTCAACACTGCACTTATGATGACACTCAATCCAGGTTCAGTGAGAACAATGTCAGATGCACCTCGTGCAGCATCAGTGGCATCAGCAACAGCAATTCCAATATCTGCCTTCTTTAGGGCAGGGGCATCATTGACACCATCACCAGTCATTCCACAAATGTGCTTCCTCTCCTGCAACTTCTTCACAATTTCGTACTTGTGCTCTGAACAGGAGATTTTAAAATGTTATGAGACATGaaaatttccaatttgaaaCAAAAACAAGAAAGTGTGTGAAGAGATAATTATTGTAAACTAgccatataattaaattatttaccgGGAAATACTCCAGCAAATCCATCTGCTTTCTCAATTAACTCTTCAACAGGAATTGCAGCTATGTTTGCATCTTTGTCTTGACCAAGTAAGGAAGAAGATGGATACATGTTCGTTCCCATTCCAAGCCTACGGCCAGTCTCTTTTGCAATGGCAAGCTGATCACCTGCACATAACAGATAGCAACAAATGCTTAAATACTATTCAATTTTTATAAGTCATCATAACAAAAAGAAGATTCCATTTACCAGTAATCATTTTAACATTAACACCAAGGTTAAGTGCTCTGCGGATAGTTTCTGCACTGTCATGTCTAGGAGGGTCAAAAAGCGGTAATAGACCAACAAACTGCCATGCACTGCCAGCACTCTCCTTGCTTTTCTCCGGCACTTCCTGAAGATATAAAGGCAATAGGTGAGCATATAATGAAGTAACAAACATTTAACGAAGAATAGAAAAAAGCAAGAACAATTCATAAACCTGTCTGGAAACAGCCAACGAACGAAGCCCACGTTCAGCAAACTTATCAATGACAGCATGAACTTTTCTTTTGAAGTCTTCTTTGCAGTTGCATAGACTCAATATCTGtttaaattaattgtttaagaaAAAGGGTCATGATTAGGAAACAAcctttaaaattattttgtacTGCACAATTTTGGGCTAAGGAAACAATATGATGACTCACCTGCTCAGGGGCACCCTTGCTTGCTCTGTGCCAGTTTCCACTAGCATCAATGTAAGTCAAAGCAGTTCTCTTGTCAACAGGGTTGAACGGCAAAAAGTGAATCTCTCGAACTCCAGCCCTTGCCtgcaaaaatattcaaatactTTTAGACTGTTTTTATCATGGCATGGTAGTACAAATTCGCAAGGTTAAATAGAGTATGAATCTTAAACTACTTTTACCTCTTTTGGGTCAGCTAGCATTCCTACAATGGCTGCATCAATGGCATCCTGGTTCTCAGTTCTAGATGCCCTTGCAGCAAGCAGCATCACATGTTGTTTGTCAGCATCCTTTACAAACACCTCGATCAAGTTTATATCAACACTAAGCTTGTTCAGAGTCAGTGTCCCTGTCTTGTCACTGCAAAGGACATCCATACCAGCCATTTCTTCAATAGCAGTCATCCTCTTGGTGATGGCACCTTGCTGAGACAACCTGTGGGAGCCAATAGCCATTGTCACAGACAAAACAGTGGGCATAGCAATTGGGATACCTCCAATCAAGAGAACTAGGAGGTTGTCAATTCCATCTCTGTATTTGCGGTGCTGAATTGGGTACATAACTACAAGCTCAATCAGCATTCCAACTGCGATGGAACAGATACAGAAGTTTCCAATTGCAGTGAGAACCTTTTGGAAGTGTCCTACTTGGTTGGTGCTGTCAACAAGATGTGCTGCCTTTCCAAAGAAAGTATGGACACCAGTTGCAATAACAACAGCTTCAATTTCACCTTGTTTGCAAGTtgaacccgagaaaacttcatcTCCAGGACTCTTGGTCACAGGAAGTGATTCTCCAGTGAGAGCAGATTGGTCAATCTTTAAAGGATCACCCTCAAGAAGACGGGCATCAGCTGGGACAATATCTCCCAATTTAATGCTAATAATGTCTCCTGGAACTAAAATTGCAGCTTCTTGCTCACTCCATTTACCATCTCTAAGCACCTGTAGATACCACcataaaacaaaaagaaagaatatgAGATGCTATTCCTTATACTGGCTAATGAATTAACAGAGATTGATCATCAATCCAATTACATCAAGAAATCGCCATCAACTTTAATATTCCACTTGAAGATTGGAGTAATAACACATTTTCAAATATCGAAGTAAGTATTTGTAGGGAAAAAAATCCTTAAACAGCATCATATTCATccaaataatagaaaataattgaatgaaattattaAGGTGCCTCATGAAGAGGCGGCACCAGTCTTTAAATTAGACTACCTTGTAATTCTTGGGATCCTAACATAAGATTCTTGTATACGTATTACCTTTGTTTTGGGTGCAAGACCTGCCATGAGAGCAGCAGCTGCGTTTCCTGCATTGTTTTCTTCGATAAAACTGATGG is a window encoding:
- the LOC115716739 gene encoding plasma membrane ATPase 4: MGGDKAISLEEIKNETVDLERIPIDEVFEQLKCSKEGLSAEEGANRLQIFGPNKLEEKKESKVLKFLGFMWNPLSWVMEAAALMAIVLANGDGRPPDWQDFVGIVCLLVINSTISFIEENNAGNAAAALMAGLAPKTKVLRDGKWSEQEAAILVPGDIISIKLGDIVPADARLLEGDPLKIDQSALTGESLPVTKSPGDEVFSGSTCKQGEIEAVVIATGVHTFFGKAAHLVDSTNQVGHFQKVLTAIGNFCICSIAVGMLIELVVMYPIQHRKYRDGIDNLLVLLIGGIPIAMPTVLSVTMAIGSHRLSQQGAITKRMTAIEEMAGMDVLCSDKTGTLTLNKLSVDINLIEVFVKDADKQHVMLLAARASRTENQDAIDAAIVGMLADPKEARAGVREIHFLPFNPVDKRTALTYIDASGNWHRASKGAPEQILSLCNCKEDFKRKVHAVIDKFAERGLRSLAVSRQEVPEKSKESAGSAWQFVGLLPLFDPPRHDSAETIRRALNLGVNVKMITGDQLAIAKETGRRLGMGTNMYPSSSLLGQDKDANIAAIPVEELIEKADGFAGVFPEHKYEIVKKLQERKHICGMTGDGVNDAPALKKADIGIAVADATDAARGASDIVLTEPGLSVIISAVLTSRAIFQRMKNYTIYAVSITIRIVFGFMFIALIWKFDFSPFMVLIIAILNDGTIMTISKDRVKPSPLPDSWKLKEIFATGVVLGGYLALMTVVFFWLMKETDFFTNTFGVKSLRNSPFAEHEMMAALYLQVSIVSQALIFVTRSRSWSFVERPGLLLLVAFLIAQLVATLIAVYANWNFARIKGISWGWAGVIWLYSIVFYVPLDIMKFAIRYILSGKAWLNLLDNRTAFTTKKDYGKEEREAQWALAQRTLHGLQPPESNNMFPEKSSYRELSEIAEQAKRRAEVARLRELHTLKGHVESVVKLKGLDIDTIQQHYTV